The following are from one region of the Salmo trutta chromosome 22, fSalTru1.1, whole genome shotgun sequence genome:
- the LOC115158244 gene encoding SWI/SNF-related matrix-associated actin-dependent regulator of chromatin subfamily E member 1-related isoform X4: MFLLAYLITSLMHFTSSSDIMGGVKQEQNDGPPPRGMPSSDAAHEEPVKKRGWPKGKKRKKVLPNGPKAPVTGYVRFLNERREQIRAKYPDLPFPEITKRLGAEWSCLAPHDKQRFLDEAEREKLQYARELREYQQSEAYQITSAKIQDKKVKREESPSVIINANSSGSAALKGSDYLSNRFDVPIFTEEFLDQNKAREAELRRLRKANVEFEEQNAVLQKHIADMYSAKERLEAELGQDELRTQALHRHLLAIKHTLVSSLSTVALPGTGETPSLGTLDSYLSRLSGTLESNPHEHRALLTQLRDVLSHLDSEKL, from the exons GACATCATGGGAGGTGTGAAGCAGGAGCAGAATGATGGACCACCACCAAGAGGCATGCCGTCCTCTGATGCAGCACACGAAGAG CCAGTGAAGAAGAGGGGTTGGCCAAAGGGTAAGAAGAGAAAGAAGGTTTTGCCCAACGGTCCCAAGGCACCAGTGACTGGATATGTGCGCTTTCTGAATGAACGACGAGAGCAGATCCGTGCTAAGTACCCTGACCTGCCCTTTCCAGAAATTACCAAGAGGTTGGGCGCAGAGTGGAGCTGCTTAGCACCTCATGACAAACAG CGCTTCCTGGATGAGGCGGAGCGAGAGAAGCTGCAGTATGCCCGGGAGCTGAGAGAATACCAACAGAGTGAGGCCTATCAGATCACCAGTGCCAAGATCCAGGACAAGAAGGTCAAGAGAG aaGAGTCTCCATCTGTCATTATCAATGCCAACAGTTCTGGATCAGCTGCTCTGAAG GGTTCAGACTACCTGTCCAACAGATTTGATGTTCCAATATTCACAGAGGAGTTCCTGGACCAGAACAAGG CCCGGGAAGCAGAGCTGCGGCGTCTACGCAAAGCCAACGTTGAGTTTGAGGAGCAGAATGCCGTGCTGCAGAAGCACATAGCAGACATGTACAGCGCCAAAGAGAGGCTGGAAGCTGAACTGGGGCAGGATGAGCTCCGGACTCAGGCCTTGCACAGGCACCTGCTGGCCATCAAACACACCCTCGTCAGCAGTCTGTCCACCGTGGCCCTGCCAG GCACAGGTGAGACCCCCTCTCTTGGTACCCTGGACTCGTACCTGAGTCGCCTGAGTGGTACTCTGGAGAGCAACCCTCATGAGCACCGTGCCTTGCTGACTCAGCTTCGTGAtgtcctttctcacctggacag TGAGAAGCTATGA
- the LOC115158244 gene encoding SWI/SNF-related matrix-associated actin-dependent regulator of chromatin subfamily E member 1-related isoform X3, protein MFLLAYLITSLMHFTSSSDIMGGVKQEQNDGPPPRGMPSSDAAHEEHIRSLSVQPVKKRGWPKGKKRKKVLPNGPKAPVTGYVRFLNERREQIRAKYPDLPFPEITKRLGAEWSCLAPHDKQRFLDEAEREKLQYARELREYQQSEAYQITSAKIQDKKVKREESPSVIINANSSGSAALKGSDYLSNRFDVPIFTEEFLDQNKAREAELRRLRKANVEFEEQNAVLQKHIADMYSAKERLEAELGQDELRTQALHRHLLAIKHTLVSSLSTVALPGTGETPSLGTLDSYLSRLSGTLESNPHEHRALLTQLRDVLSHLDR, encoded by the exons GACATCATGGGAGGTGTGAAGCAGGAGCAGAATGATGGACCACCACCAAGAGGCATGCCGTCCTCTGATGCAGCACACGAAGAG CATATCCGTTCTCTTTCTGTACAGCCAGTGAAGAAGAGGGGTTGGCCAAAGGGTAAGAAGAGAAAGAAGGTTTTGCCCAACGGTCCCAAGGCACCAGTGACTGGATATGTGCGCTTTCTGAATGAACGACGAGAGCAGATCCGTGCTAAGTACCCTGACCTGCCCTTTCCAGAAATTACCAAGAGGTTGGGCGCAGAGTGGAGCTGCTTAGCACCTCATGACAAACAG CGCTTCCTGGATGAGGCGGAGCGAGAGAAGCTGCAGTATGCCCGGGAGCTGAGAGAATACCAACAGAGTGAGGCCTATCAGATCACCAGTGCCAAGATCCAGGACAAGAAGGTCAAGAGAG aaGAGTCTCCATCTGTCATTATCAATGCCAACAGTTCTGGATCAGCTGCTCTGAAG GGTTCAGACTACCTGTCCAACAGATTTGATGTTCCAATATTCACAGAGGAGTTCCTGGACCAGAACAAGG CCCGGGAAGCAGAGCTGCGGCGTCTACGCAAAGCCAACGTTGAGTTTGAGGAGCAGAATGCCGTGCTGCAGAAGCACATAGCAGACATGTACAGCGCCAAAGAGAGGCTGGAAGCTGAACTGGGGCAGGATGAGCTCCGGACTCAGGCCTTGCACAGGCACCTGCTGGCCATCAAACACACCCTCGTCAGCAGTCTGTCCACCGTGGCCCTGCCAG GCACAGGTGAGACCCCCTCTCTTGGTACCCTGGACTCGTACCTGAGTCGCCTGAGTGGTACTCTGGAGAGCAACCCTCATGAGCACCGTGCCTTGCTGACTCAGCTTCGTGAtgtcctttctcacctggacaggtAA
- the LOC115158244 gene encoding SWI/SNF-related matrix-associated actin-dependent regulator of chromatin subfamily E member 1-related isoform X1, with protein MFLLAYLITSLMHFTSSSDIMGGVKQEQNDGPPPRGMPSSDAAHEEHIRSLSVQPVKKRGWPKGKKRKKVLPNGPKAPVTGYVRFLNERREQIRAKYPDLPFPEITKRLGAEWSCLAPHDKQRFLDEAEREKLQYARELREYQQSEAYQITSAKIQDKKVKREESPSVIINANSSGSAALKGSDYLSNRFDVPIFTEEFLDQNKAREAELRRLRKANVEFEEQNAVLQKHIADMYSAKERLEAELGQDELRTQALHRHLLAIKHTLVSSLSTVALPGTGETPSLGTLDSYLSRLSGTLESNPHEHRALLTQLRDVLSHLDSEKL; from the exons GACATCATGGGAGGTGTGAAGCAGGAGCAGAATGATGGACCACCACCAAGAGGCATGCCGTCCTCTGATGCAGCACACGAAGAG CATATCCGTTCTCTTTCTGTACAGCCAGTGAAGAAGAGGGGTTGGCCAAAGGGTAAGAAGAGAAAGAAGGTTTTGCCCAACGGTCCCAAGGCACCAGTGACTGGATATGTGCGCTTTCTGAATGAACGACGAGAGCAGATCCGTGCTAAGTACCCTGACCTGCCCTTTCCAGAAATTACCAAGAGGTTGGGCGCAGAGTGGAGCTGCTTAGCACCTCATGACAAACAG CGCTTCCTGGATGAGGCGGAGCGAGAGAAGCTGCAGTATGCCCGGGAGCTGAGAGAATACCAACAGAGTGAGGCCTATCAGATCACCAGTGCCAAGATCCAGGACAAGAAGGTCAAGAGAG aaGAGTCTCCATCTGTCATTATCAATGCCAACAGTTCTGGATCAGCTGCTCTGAAG GGTTCAGACTACCTGTCCAACAGATTTGATGTTCCAATATTCACAGAGGAGTTCCTGGACCAGAACAAGG CCCGGGAAGCAGAGCTGCGGCGTCTACGCAAAGCCAACGTTGAGTTTGAGGAGCAGAATGCCGTGCTGCAGAAGCACATAGCAGACATGTACAGCGCCAAAGAGAGGCTGGAAGCTGAACTGGGGCAGGATGAGCTCCGGACTCAGGCCTTGCACAGGCACCTGCTGGCCATCAAACACACCCTCGTCAGCAGTCTGTCCACCGTGGCCCTGCCAG GCACAGGTGAGACCCCCTCTCTTGGTACCCTGGACTCGTACCTGAGTCGCCTGAGTGGTACTCTGGAGAGCAACCCTCATGAGCACCGTGCCTTGCTGACTCAGCTTCGTGAtgtcctttctcacctggacag TGAGAAGCTATGA
- the LOC115158244 gene encoding SWI/SNF-related matrix-associated actin-dependent regulator of chromatin subfamily E member 1-related isoform X2 — translation MFLLAYLITSLMHFTSSSDIMGGVKQEQNDGPPPRGMPSSDAAHEEHIRSLSVQPVKKRGWPKGKKRKKVLPNGPKAPVTGYVRFLNERREQIRAKYPDLPFPEITKRLGAEWSCLAPHDKQRFLDEAEREKLQYARELREYQQSEAYQITSAKIQDKKVKRESPSVIINANSSGSAALKGSDYLSNRFDVPIFTEEFLDQNKAREAELRRLRKANVEFEEQNAVLQKHIADMYSAKERLEAELGQDELRTQALHRHLLAIKHTLVSSLSTVALPGTGETPSLGTLDSYLSRLSGTLESNPHEHRALLTQLRDVLSHLDSEKL, via the exons GACATCATGGGAGGTGTGAAGCAGGAGCAGAATGATGGACCACCACCAAGAGGCATGCCGTCCTCTGATGCAGCACACGAAGAG CATATCCGTTCTCTTTCTGTACAGCCAGTGAAGAAGAGGGGTTGGCCAAAGGGTAAGAAGAGAAAGAAGGTTTTGCCCAACGGTCCCAAGGCACCAGTGACTGGATATGTGCGCTTTCTGAATGAACGACGAGAGCAGATCCGTGCTAAGTACCCTGACCTGCCCTTTCCAGAAATTACCAAGAGGTTGGGCGCAGAGTGGAGCTGCTTAGCACCTCATGACAAACAG CGCTTCCTGGATGAGGCGGAGCGAGAGAAGCTGCAGTATGCCCGGGAGCTGAGAGAATACCAACAGAGTGAGGCCTATCAGATCACCAGTGCCAAGATCCAGGACAAGAAGGTCAAGAGAG AGTCTCCATCTGTCATTATCAATGCCAACAGTTCTGGATCAGCTGCTCTGAAG GGTTCAGACTACCTGTCCAACAGATTTGATGTTCCAATATTCACAGAGGAGTTCCTGGACCAGAACAAGG CCCGGGAAGCAGAGCTGCGGCGTCTACGCAAAGCCAACGTTGAGTTTGAGGAGCAGAATGCCGTGCTGCAGAAGCACATAGCAGACATGTACAGCGCCAAAGAGAGGCTGGAAGCTGAACTGGGGCAGGATGAGCTCCGGACTCAGGCCTTGCACAGGCACCTGCTGGCCATCAAACACACCCTCGTCAGCAGTCTGTCCACCGTGGCCCTGCCAG GCACAGGTGAGACCCCCTCTCTTGGTACCCTGGACTCGTACCTGAGTCGCCTGAGTGGTACTCTGGAGAGCAACCCTCATGAGCACCGTGCCTTGCTGACTCAGCTTCGTGAtgtcctttctcacctggacag TGAGAAGCTATGA
- the LOC115158244 gene encoding SWI/SNF-related matrix-associated actin-dependent regulator of chromatin subfamily E member 1-related isoform X6, with product MGGVKQEQNDGPPPRGMPSSDAAHEEPVKKRGWPKGKKRKKVLPNGPKAPVTGYVRFLNERREQIRAKYPDLPFPEITKRLGAEWSCLAPHDKQRFLDEAEREKLQYARELREYQQSEAYQITSAKIQDKKVKREESPSVIINANSSGSAALKGSDYLSNRFDVPIFTEEFLDQNKAREAELRRLRKANVEFEEQNAVLQKHIADMYSAKERLEAELGQDELRTQALHRHLLAIKHTLVSSLSTVALPGTGETPSLGTLDSYLSRLSGTLESNPHEHRALLTQLRDVLSHLDSEKL from the exons ATGGGAGGTGTGAAGCAGGAGCAGAATGATGGACCACCACCAAGAGGCATGCCGTCCTCTGATGCAGCACACGAAGAG CCAGTGAAGAAGAGGGGTTGGCCAAAGGGTAAGAAGAGAAAGAAGGTTTTGCCCAACGGTCCCAAGGCACCAGTGACTGGATATGTGCGCTTTCTGAATGAACGACGAGAGCAGATCCGTGCTAAGTACCCTGACCTGCCCTTTCCAGAAATTACCAAGAGGTTGGGCGCAGAGTGGAGCTGCTTAGCACCTCATGACAAACAG CGCTTCCTGGATGAGGCGGAGCGAGAGAAGCTGCAGTATGCCCGGGAGCTGAGAGAATACCAACAGAGTGAGGCCTATCAGATCACCAGTGCCAAGATCCAGGACAAGAAGGTCAAGAGAG aaGAGTCTCCATCTGTCATTATCAATGCCAACAGTTCTGGATCAGCTGCTCTGAAG GGTTCAGACTACCTGTCCAACAGATTTGATGTTCCAATATTCACAGAGGAGTTCCTGGACCAGAACAAGG CCCGGGAAGCAGAGCTGCGGCGTCTACGCAAAGCCAACGTTGAGTTTGAGGAGCAGAATGCCGTGCTGCAGAAGCACATAGCAGACATGTACAGCGCCAAAGAGAGGCTGGAAGCTGAACTGGGGCAGGATGAGCTCCGGACTCAGGCCTTGCACAGGCACCTGCTGGCCATCAAACACACCCTCGTCAGCAGTCTGTCCACCGTGGCCCTGCCAG GCACAGGTGAGACCCCCTCTCTTGGTACCCTGGACTCGTACCTGAGTCGCCTGAGTGGTACTCTGGAGAGCAACCCTCATGAGCACCGTGCCTTGCTGACTCAGCTTCGTGAtgtcctttctcacctggacag TGAGAAGCTATGA
- the LOC115158244 gene encoding SWI/SNF-related matrix-associated actin-dependent regulator of chromatin subfamily E member 1-related isoform X5, translating into MGGVKQEQNDGPPPRGMPSSDAAHEEHIRSLSVQPVKKRGWPKGKKRKKVLPNGPKAPVTGYVRFLNERREQIRAKYPDLPFPEITKRLGAEWSCLAPHDKQRFLDEAEREKLQYARELREYQQSEAYQITSAKIQDKKVKREESPSVIINANSSGSAALKGSDYLSNRFDVPIFTEEFLDQNKAREAELRRLRKANVEFEEQNAVLQKHIADMYSAKERLEAELGQDELRTQALHRHLLAIKHTLVSSLSTVALPGTGETPSLGTLDSYLSRLSGTLESNPHEHRALLTQLRDVLSHLDSEKL; encoded by the exons ATGGGAGGTGTGAAGCAGGAGCAGAATGATGGACCACCACCAAGAGGCATGCCGTCCTCTGATGCAGCACACGAAGAG CATATCCGTTCTCTTTCTGTACAGCCAGTGAAGAAGAGGGGTTGGCCAAAGGGTAAGAAGAGAAAGAAGGTTTTGCCCAACGGTCCCAAGGCACCAGTGACTGGATATGTGCGCTTTCTGAATGAACGACGAGAGCAGATCCGTGCTAAGTACCCTGACCTGCCCTTTCCAGAAATTACCAAGAGGTTGGGCGCAGAGTGGAGCTGCTTAGCACCTCATGACAAACAG CGCTTCCTGGATGAGGCGGAGCGAGAGAAGCTGCAGTATGCCCGGGAGCTGAGAGAATACCAACAGAGTGAGGCCTATCAGATCACCAGTGCCAAGATCCAGGACAAGAAGGTCAAGAGAG aaGAGTCTCCATCTGTCATTATCAATGCCAACAGTTCTGGATCAGCTGCTCTGAAG GGTTCAGACTACCTGTCCAACAGATTTGATGTTCCAATATTCACAGAGGAGTTCCTGGACCAGAACAAGG CCCGGGAAGCAGAGCTGCGGCGTCTACGCAAAGCCAACGTTGAGTTTGAGGAGCAGAATGCCGTGCTGCAGAAGCACATAGCAGACATGTACAGCGCCAAAGAGAGGCTGGAAGCTGAACTGGGGCAGGATGAGCTCCGGACTCAGGCCTTGCACAGGCACCTGCTGGCCATCAAACACACCCTCGTCAGCAGTCTGTCCACCGTGGCCCTGCCAG GCACAGGTGAGACCCCCTCTCTTGGTACCCTGGACTCGTACCTGAGTCGCCTGAGTGGTACTCTGGAGAGCAACCCTCATGAGCACCGTGCCTTGCTGACTCAGCTTCGTGAtgtcctttctcacctggacag TGAGAAGCTATGA